From the genome of Natronolimnobius baerhuensis:
ACGCGGGAGTTCACACAGGCCGAACTCGAGTACTTCATCGACCCCGAGAACGACGAGCCGGACCTCTCGAGCGTCGAAGACGTTTCGGTCACGCTCTATCCCGCAAGTGAGCAAAACAGCGAGGACGGCGACGAACTCGAGACGACCATCGGCGAGGCAGTCAGCGAGGGCATCATCAGTGACGAGTGGGTTGCGTACTTCCTCGGCGTCGCCAAGCCGTGGTACGACGCCGTCGGCGTCGATATGGACCGATTCCGGTTCCGCCAGCACCTCTCGGGCGAGCGCGCCCACTACGCGGCCGACTGCTGGGACGCCGAAGGCGAAATTGATGGCAACTGGATCGAACTAGCTGGCTTTGCCAACCGAACCGACTACGACCTCTCGAAACACGCCGAGCACTCCGAGGACCGCTTTACCGTTTTCCGGCAGTACGACGAGCCACAAACCGTCGAACGCGCCACGGTCGATCCCGACATGAGCTATCTCGGTCCCGAATTCGGCGGCGACGCACAGGCTGTCGTCTCGGCACTTGAGACGCTCGCCGAACGGGATCGCACCGCCTTCGAGGGCGACACCGTCGAGATCGACCTCGAGGACGAGACCCACGAACTCCCCGTCGAGAAAACCGGTTTCGCAGTCGAAGAACAGACCGAGGCGGGCGAGCACATCCTGCCCCACGTCATCGAGCCCTCCTTCGGGGTGGACCGATTGGTCTACACCGTCCTGCACCACGCCTATCGCGAGGACGAAGTTGCGGGCGAGGAGCGCACGTACCTCGAGCTCGAGCCCGAAGTCGCGCCCATGTTCGTCGGTGTCTTCCCGCTCCAGAACGACGACGACCTCGAGGCGCAGGCCGACGACATCGTCGCCGCCCTGCGCGCGGAAGGACTCTCCGTCACGTACGACGATTCGGGCAACATCGGTCGACGCTACCGCCGACAGGACGAGGTCGGCACGCCGTTTTGCGTGACCGTCGACTTCGAGACGATTGAAAACGAGGAGACCACGGTCACGGTCCGCGAACGTGACTCGACCGAGCAGAAGCGGCTGCCGGTCGACGGGCTCGCCGAGACCCTCGCCGCGATTCGGGAAGGCGACCTCGAGTTCGACGAGCTGTAGAGTGGGGGTTCACCACCAGGCTGCAGCGAGGTCGAGCAGTCCCCAGGCGACGGCGGTCAGGAGAGCGAGATAGAGGCCGTTCCCGATCATCGAACAGACGAGAAATCGACCGGCAGGATAACCGCTCAGTCCGGCTGGAATACTCAACAGCGACCGAACACCTGGAATTGCGTTCGTGACTACGAGTGCGGTTGCACCGAACCGATCAAACAGTCGAGTGGCCACGCGCAACCGCCGTTCGCCGATCCGCTCGTGGATCACCACCGGGACCTGATCGGCGTACGGAACCCGTCTGCGGATCCCGAAGTATTCGGGACTATCCGCGTTGAAGCCGCGGTATAGGGTAAACTGTCCGAGCGTAGCCGCCAAGGCTGACAACCCTGCAGCCACGAACAGAGCCAAATCAGTGGGAGAAACGAGGACGACGTAGGCGAGATAGAACGTCGCTGGCGGAGCGAGTTTGCCGATCACCATCCCGTCAAAATAAAATAACAACAGGAAAATCGGAACCGCAAGAGCCTGCAACAGGACGACGATTCCCTCAATGGTGGCTATCACGATGGATCGCGCCCCAGCATCGCCGTTCGAGACCGAACGGACAGAGGGACACGGACCCGACTCGAGGCAGACGCGACCACCGAGAGTGTACGAGAGAACTGTGTTGGTCGCTGAATCATACCGTTCGGTTCGGCGACAACGACATAAGCTCACCGGCAGCTCGGCCATCGCTGAGTCCGGATTGACCGGGCGGCGTGGCTGGTATCAACTGACGATATGTAACCGACGGACTGAAGGTCACATCCTTCGAGGAGAGAGGTGATGGCCGACGAACTCAAACGGCGACTCGTCCACGCAAGCGGCTCCGGGCTGGTCGCGCTCTATCTCCTCGCAAACTACCTCGAGCTCGGGCTCACCTGGGACTACTTCCGCGTGCTGATGGTCGTCCTCTCGCTCGGCGTCATCGGCCTCGAGTTCCTGCGGCTCCGCGTCGGCCTCGAGTGGGCGATTTATGACAAACTGACCCGCGACTACGAGCAGGACCAGTTCGCCGGCTACGGCTACTACATGGTGAGCATGACGGTGGCCGTCCTCGTCTTCCAGCCGGCGATTGCGCTGCCGGCGATGTTGATGCTCGCACTCGGCGATCCGATCAGCGGCGCGGTCTCTGATGACTCGCTCAAGACGGTCAAGGGACCGCAGGTGCTCGTGACGATGTTCGTCGTCAGCGCGATTATCGCCGCACCGTTTCTCTACGAGTCGCCGCTGGCCGTTTTCGCGGCCGCCCTCGGTGCGACCATCGCCGACGGCATCAAGGTCCGAATCGGCGACTTCATCGTCGACGACAACCTGACGATTCCGGTCTACGCGTCCGTGCTGGCGTGGCTCGCACTCGATCTTTCGCCGCTGTAGGTCGCTGGCGGCTGAATTTCGGATTCCAGCGCAGACCATTGTACAAGCCAACGGCACCACCACTCGAGCCATGTTAATAGAAATGCATATACGCTCTCCACAGAGTCACGAGTACCGATGGCAACCGCCGGCTCCCCCCTCCGTCGAACGCTCCAGCGCACTCGAGCGTACCTCGAGCGGTGCGTTCGGATCGATACGCGGTCGCTCGCTGTTTTTCGGATCTTCGCGGCCTTCCTAATCCTCGCAGATCTCGCACTGCGCTCGCGGAACTTTACGTACTTTTACACCGACGAGGGCGTCGTGCCGCGCTCGCTCGTCTTTGAGGCGACAAGCGATCCCGGCTGGTCGATCTATCACCTGACGACGGATCCAACGCTCATCGCGGGGCTGTTCGTCCTGCAAGCGTTGTTCGCGATCCAGTTGCTCGTCGGCTACAAGACGCGCATCGCGACGATCATCTCGTTTCTGTTCGTCATCTCGCTCGATCATCACAACCCGTTCGTCCTGAGCTACGCCGACACGCTGTTTCGGCTGTTGTTGTTCTGGGCGATCTTCCTCCCGCTGGGCGAACGCTGGTCGATTGATGCCGTCCACAACGACCGTGATCCCCGCGTGGCCGTCTCGAGTCTCGCCAGCGCGTTCATCCTCGGCCAGATGCTCTACATGTACATCACGAACGGGCTGATCAAGTCCCAGTCCGACGTCTGGGGCACCGTCGACGCAGCCCCGCTCGTGCTCGGCCTCGACGAAATGACGTACCTGCTCGGCGATACGATCCGCGAGTTCCAGACCCTGCTCGGCTTCGGCGGCGTCCTGTGGTACTACATGCTCGTGTTCGCGTGGCTACTGCTCTTCCTGCGCGGACGCCTGCGGATGGCGATGGTCGGCCTGTTCGTCGGCGGCCACCTCTCGTTCGCGCTCACGGTCCGCATCGGCGCGTTCGCCTACGTCGCACTCGCTGGCCTCGTCCTGTTCCTCCAGCCGCAGTTCTGGCGGGACACAGCCGCCCTCTGCGAACGCCTCGGACTCGAGACCGAGCGATTAGCCGCGCGAACGGAGCCACTCGAGCGACTCGCGGCTCGCGTCCCCAACCCCCGAATCGGCGGCGAGCGCGCAACTCGACTGCGCGAATCCGCCTACACGGTAAGCATCGGACTCGTCCTCGTGACGATCCTGTTCGTCGCCGTGATGATGGTCGCAAACATCGGCTTCGTCGTCGCCGAGTCAGCGACCGGTACCGACGAACCCGACCGCGCACTCGAGTATCAGGTCGAAGACGCGGTTCAGGAGACGTTAACGGAGACGGCGGGCGTGACACAGGTCGAATCGACGGCGTCGAAACTGGGGATCGATCAGCCGATTGGCTGGGGTGTCTTCGCCGGGCCCGATCCGCGGACAACGGATCGATATCACGTCTTCGCCGCGGAGACGGCAAACGGCGAGCGCCTCGACGTCTACAACGACCGGCCGCTCTCTTACGAGCGCCCCGGCCAGGAGTTACAGACTCAACACGGCACCTACCGCGAGCGCTTCTACATGAACAGCGTCCGTCGCGGCGGCACGACCGATCCGGTCGCCGAACACTTAGCCGCCCACCTCTGTGAGCAGTGGGCCGCCGACAACGGCGAGGAACTCGAGGCGATTTCGATGTACGTCGTCAACGAGGAGGTCACCCGCGAGACGATCACCGATCCGACGGATCGCGACCGCACGGCATCGTATTTCTACCGGCACGGCTGTGGCGAGAACTCGCCGCGAATCATCCAAGAGCCGGGCGACGGTCTGTAGCGCCCGCATCTCACGCAGATCATAACCGCGACGGCGGCTTCACTTTCACCGCGGTTTCTCAACGCTTAACCTCGCCCGTAGTGAATCACCGCCAATGGCAACGACGGACGAGAGTGGGGATCCGCCCAAGATCGAGCACCCGCTCCTCGAGCCCGATTTTCTCGAGCGGCGTCTCTACCAGTTGAAACTCGCGGGCACGGCCGCGAACCACCACACGCTCGTCTGTCTTCCGACCGGACTGGGGAAGACGACCGTGAGCCTCCTCGTGACGGCCCGCCGGCTCGAGGAAGTCGGCGGAAAGTCGGTGATGCTCGCGCCGACGAAACCGCTCGTCCAGCAACACGCCGAGTTCTACCGCGAAGCCCTCCAGATCCCCGATGAGGAAATCGTCGTCTTTACTGGCGACGTGAGCCCCGACGACCGCGCTGCCCTCTGGGAGGAGGCGACGGTCATCATGGCGACCCCGCAGGTGATTGAAAACGACCTCGTCGGCAGTCGCGTCTCGCTTGCCGACGTGACCCACATCACCTTCGACGAGTGCCACCGCGCGACCGGCAACTACGCCTACAACTACATCGCCGAGCGCTACCACGACGACGCCCGCCAACCGCTCGTGACAGGCATGTCGGCCTCGCCCGGCGGCGACGAAGAGGCGATTCTCGAGGTCTGTGAAAACCTCGGCCTGCAAGAGGTCGAGGTGATGACCGAAGACGACGCCGACGTGGCCGAGTTCACCCACGACACCGACGTCGAGTGGGAGCGAATCGACCTCCCCGAAGCCGTCCTCGAGATCCGTGACGCGCTAAACGAGGTCATTAAAGACCGCCTCGAGTCGCTCAAAGAGCTAGGAATCGCTGCCTCGACGCAACCGGATCAGTCCCAGAAGGACCTCAATCGGATGCGGGCGGAACTCCAGCAACTGATCAACAGCGACCAGTCGGAAGGGTTCGAGGGAATGTCGATCCACGCCGAGGTGATGAAACTCCGCCAGGCCGTCACGCTCGTCGAAACCCAGAGCGTCGAAGCCCTTCGGCGGTACTTCGACCGCCAGCGCAACCAGGCCAGATCCTCAGGTGCGTCGAAAGCGAGCCAGCGGATGGTCTCAGATCCCCGCGTCCGCGAGTCCATGCGCAAAGCCGAAAGCTTCGACGAGCTACACCCCAAATACCGCAAAACGCGGATGCTCCTTGCGGAGACGCTCGGCCTCGAGGGTGGCGAGCGCGTGATCGTTTTTACCGAATCGCGCGACACTGCAGAAGCGCTCACCGACTTCTTGAGCGAGAGCTTCGACGCGAAGCGCTTCGTCGGGCAGGGTGACCGCGAAGGCAGCGACGGGATGACCCAGACCGAACAGAAGGACGTCCTCGATGACTTCCGCGCGGGCGAGTTCGAAGTGCTCGTTTCCACCTCCGTCGCCGAGGAGGGACTGGACGTCCCCGAAGTCGACCTCGTGCTCTTTTATGAACCCGTGCCGACGGCGATCCGATCCATCCAGCGCAAGGGCCGAACGGGTCGCCAGTCAGAAGGCCGCGTCGTCGTCCTCATGGCCGAAGACACCCGCGACGAGGCGTACTTCTGGATCTCCCAGCGCCGCGAAAAGGAGATGGAGTCAGAGTTGCGCGAACTCAAGGGGATGGCCGACGACCTGAAAGACGAACTCGACGACTCCCAGCAGGCGCTCTCGGATTTCGACGGCGAAACCGGCACGGACGACGAGAGCGAAGTGAAAGTAGACACTAGACAAGTCGAAGTCGACGCAGTCGGCGATTCTTCCAGTGGAAATGAGGGGGTTTCGACACAGCCCGGACTCGAGGATTACGCTGGTGATGCAAACTCGAGCGACGCCGAAGACGACAGCAGCGATGTCGAAACCCACGAACCGGCCGCCGAGGGCGACCAGATTGCAATCGTCGCCGACCAGCGCGAGATGGACGCCACCATCGCCCGCGACCTCTCGAGGCGCGACGAGATCGACATCACGCTCGAGACGCTCGAGGTCGGCGACTACGTGCTCTCGGATCGTGTCGTCGTCGAGCGAAAGTCGGTTGCGGACTTCGTCGACTCGCTGGTCGGCAGCGACCGCTCGATGTTCGAGCAGGTCGGCTCGATGGCGCGTCACTACTCCCGACCACTCGTCGTCGTCGAGGGCGACGGCCTGTACGAACAGCGCGACATTCACCCGAACGCGATTCGGGGCGCGCTCTCGAGTCTCGCGGTCGATTTCGACGCGAGCATCCTCCGGACCGAGGGCGAAGACGAGACGACCGAACTGCTCGCAGTGATCGCCGGGCGCGAACAGCAAACGAGCGACCGCGAGGTGTCCGTCCACGGCGAGAAACAGGCCAAGACGCTCGCCGAGCAACAGGAGTACGTCGTCTCCTCGATTGCCGAAATCGGCCCTGTCACGGCGCGCTCGCTGCTTGAGGAGTTCGGCACCGTCGAAGCGATCATGATCGCGAG
Proteins encoded in this window:
- the glyS gene encoding glycine--tRNA ligase, with the translated sequence MSNADPATETAEATSEKLVELAKRRGYFFQSSGAYGGVGGFYTFGPQGASLKGNVEDAWRDRFAVAEGNMEIDAPTIMPEPVFEASGHLDTFDDMLIECPECETSTRADHLVEDNTEYEDAESLPIPEVEEVIAEYELVCPECGAGLADVAVENFNLMFATNIGPGDADPGYLRPETAQGIFVEFPRLKEYARNQLPFGVTQIGRAYRNEISPRRSIIRTREFTQAELEYFIDPENDEPDLSSVEDVSVTLYPASEQNSEDGDELETTIGEAVSEGIISDEWVAYFLGVAKPWYDAVGVDMDRFRFRQHLSGERAHYAADCWDAEGEIDGNWIELAGFANRTDYDLSKHAEHSEDRFTVFRQYDEPQTVERATVDPDMSYLGPEFGGDAQAVVSALETLAERDRTAFEGDTVEIDLEDETHELPVEKTGFAVEEQTEAGEHILPHVIEPSFGVDRLVYTVLHHAYREDEVAGEERTYLELEPEVAPMFVGVFPLQNDDDLEAQADDIVAALRAEGLSVTYDDSGNIGRRYRRQDEVGTPFCVTVDFETIENEETTVTVRERDSTEQKRLPVDGLAETLAAIREGDLEFDEL
- a CDS encoding DedA family protein yields the protein MIATIEGIVVLLQALAVPIFLLLFYFDGMVIGKLAPPATFYLAYVVLVSPTDLALFVAAGLSALAATLGQFTLYRGFNADSPEYFGIRRRVPYADQVPVVIHERIGERRLRVATRLFDRFGATALVVTNAIPGVRSLLSIPAGLSGYPAGRFLVCSMIGNGLYLALLTAVAWGLLDLAAAWW
- a CDS encoding diacylglycerol/polyprenol kinase family protein yields the protein MADELKRRLVHASGSGLVALYLLANYLELGLTWDYFRVLMVVLSLGVIGLEFLRLRVGLEWAIYDKLTRDYEQDQFAGYGYYMVSMTVAVLVFQPAIALPAMLMLALGDPISGAVSDDSLKTVKGPQVLVTMFVVSAIIAAPFLYESPLAVFAAALGATIADGIKVRIGDFIVDDNLTIPVYASVLAWLALDLSPL
- a CDS encoding HTTM domain-containing protein translates to MATAGSPLRRTLQRTRAYLERCVRIDTRSLAVFRIFAAFLILADLALRSRNFTYFYTDEGVVPRSLVFEATSDPGWSIYHLTTDPTLIAGLFVLQALFAIQLLVGYKTRIATIISFLFVISLDHHNPFVLSYADTLFRLLLFWAIFLPLGERWSIDAVHNDRDPRVAVSSLASAFILGQMLYMYITNGLIKSQSDVWGTVDAAPLVLGLDEMTYLLGDTIREFQTLLGFGGVLWYYMLVFAWLLLFLRGRLRMAMVGLFVGGHLSFALTVRIGAFAYVALAGLVLFLQPQFWRDTAALCERLGLETERLAARTEPLERLAARVPNPRIGGERATRLRESAYTVSIGLVLVTILFVAVMMVANIGFVVAESATGTDEPDRALEYQVEDAVQETLTETAGVTQVESTASKLGIDQPIGWGVFAGPDPRTTDRYHVFAAETANGERLDVYNDRPLSYERPGQELQTQHGTYRERFYMNSVRRGGTTDPVAEHLAAHLCEQWAADNGEELEAISMYVVNEEVTRETITDPTDRDRTASYFYRHGCGENSPRIIQEPGDGL
- a CDS encoding DEAD/DEAH box helicase, giving the protein MATTDESGDPPKIEHPLLEPDFLERRLYQLKLAGTAANHHTLVCLPTGLGKTTVSLLVTARRLEEVGGKSVMLAPTKPLVQQHAEFYREALQIPDEEIVVFTGDVSPDDRAALWEEATVIMATPQVIENDLVGSRVSLADVTHITFDECHRATGNYAYNYIAERYHDDARQPLVTGMSASPGGDEEAILEVCENLGLQEVEVMTEDDADVAEFTHDTDVEWERIDLPEAVLEIRDALNEVIKDRLESLKELGIAASTQPDQSQKDLNRMRAELQQLINSDQSEGFEGMSIHAEVMKLRQAVTLVETQSVEALRRYFDRQRNQARSSGASKASQRMVSDPRVRESMRKAESFDELHPKYRKTRMLLAETLGLEGGERVIVFTESRDTAEALTDFLSESFDAKRFVGQGDREGSDGMTQTEQKDVLDDFRAGEFEVLVSTSVAEEGLDVPEVDLVLFYEPVPTAIRSIQRKGRTGRQSEGRVVVLMAEDTRDEAYFWISQRREKEMESELRELKGMADDLKDELDDSQQALSDFDGETGTDDESEVKVDTRQVEVDAVGDSSSGNEGVSTQPGLEDYAGDANSSDAEDDSSDVETHEPAAEGDQIAIVADQREMDATIARDLSRRDEIDITLETLEVGDYVLSDRVVVERKSVADFVDSLVGSDRSMFEQVGSMARHYSRPLVVVEGDGLYEQRDIHPNAIRGALSSLAVDFDASILRTEGEDETTELLAVIAGREQQTSDREVSVHGEKQAKTLAEQQEYVVSSIAEIGPVTARSLLEEFGTVEAIMIASEDELQAADGVGQVTAERMREVIGSDYSG